A window of the Dioscorea cayenensis subsp. rotundata cultivar TDr96_F1 unplaced genomic scaffold, TDr96_F1_v2_PseudoChromosome.rev07_lg8_w22 25.fasta BLBR01001972.1, whole genome shotgun sequence genome harbors these coding sequences:
- the LOC120257239 gene encoding LOW QUALITY PROTEIN: cyclin-A2-2-like (The sequence of the model RefSeq protein was modified relative to this genomic sequence to represent the inferred CDS: substituted 2 bases at 2 genomic stop codons), with product MALEFFLASFLVLRFHLSVPTIERFLRRFIRAVQASHQVPALTLGHLANYLAGLTLVEYCFLKFLPSVIAVSAVFLARWTLDQSTHPWNPTLQHCTSYKFVDLKPAVLEMXVLQTNSXNCSLKAINEKYKQPK from the exons ATGGCTTTGGAGTTTTTCCTAGcttcttttcttgtgttaa GATTTCACTTATCCGTGCCTACCATTGAAAGATTTCTCAG GAGATTCATTCGAGCTGTGCAAGCTTCACATCAG GTTCCTGCATTAACCTTGGGACATTTAGCAAATTATCTAGCAGGGTTGACACTGGTTGAGTACTGTTTTCTAAAGTTCCTTCCATCAGTCATTGCTGTATCTGCTGTGTTCCTTGCCAGATGGACATTGGATCAGTCCACCCATCCATGG AATCCAACTCTCCAACATTGCACCTCTTACAAGTTTGTAGATCTTAAACCAGCAGTTCTTGAAATGTAAGTCCTGCAGACAAATAGTTAAAACTGCTCCTTGAAAGCtatcaatgaaaaatacaagCAACCAAAG